ATGTTTCCATAGATCCAGGAACCTGTGCAAACGCTGGTCAGCAGTGTGGTTTCGGGCAGTGACAAAATAAATTGATGCAGCCGTTTATTATAAGTTTCCTGTCTTGTACCGAAACCACCTGGAATCAGAAAGGCATCCATATCAGGCATTTCATTGAAACTGTAATTGGGATGCACGGTGAGACCAGCTTGTGTTTGGACGAGTCTTAACGAATCCGCGACAAGAAATACATCAAGTTCAGGATCCAATCTCCGTGCTACAGAAAATACGCCATAAGGTGCTGCATAATCAACGACCTCAGCATCTTTGAAAACATAGACTCCAACTCTAAAACCTTGTTTTTTACTCATAACTGCTCCTCTCGCTTTCCTATCGAATTTTCGAATCGATTTCTTATTTTCTTACGAGATTTATGATATCATGTAAACAGGTATCGCAGTCATGATATAAATCGATATAACATATTTCATTTATCGATATCAGGAGGGATTCATGTGATTGAATTGTTGGAAGGAAGATTTTTCAAAACCTTTATCGCTGTGATGGAAGAAAAAAGTTTTAGCCGTGCAGCGGATAAACTGGGTTATGTTCAATCCACGGTGACGACGCATATTCAGTTTTTGGAGCAGGCGTGCAAGCAGAAATTGTTCCATCGATTATCTCGAGGAGTCAAACCGACAGCGGCTGGTGAAAAGCTGATGAAATATGCCTATCAATTTGTTCACTTGGGGGCTTCGATCGAGGAAGCTATGAATGAGATAGAGCAACCCCAGGGCACGGTTTATCTTCGAATGCAGGAATCCTTTTTTCTGACACGGTTTTCTCCGTTTATACAGCATTTTGTCAAGGAGTACCCGGAAGTGAAACTCAGAGTTGAATCAGGATTCCATCACGATATTCTGGATCAAGTGCTTGATCATGCGATTGATTTTGGTATTGTGCCACGCGATCCACAGCGTAATGACATCGTATTTTATCCTTTGGTTGAAGAAAAATTGATATTTATTGCATCCAATGCCTTGATGATGGAAGTTGAACGAGAGGGACTTCATCGATTAAGTAAAGAAGTTATGATCAGCTTCGGAACCGATTGCTTATACCATACACAGGCCAGCATGGCGATGCAGGAAGCAGGGATTGATGTTAAGGAAGCAATTGAGCATCCGAGCCTGGAAATGATTAAACAATCGGTTCAATGCGGGATTGGTTTTGCATTGGTTCCGGAAATTGCGGTGCAAAGAGAGCTCGACGAAGGCGATTTTGCATTACTTCCTATAAGTCAGGCAAGCTATTCCATGCATGGATTGATCGTTCATAAAAACAGGGAATTAAGTTATCCGGCAAGATTATTTAAATCGGAATTGATAGAGCGATCAGCAGCATCTATTCGTAAACTGTAAACGACTGCAGTACGGAGCATGAAGAAGTGGTGATCCACCTGGATCAAGCCAATACCGTTATACGGTGTTGGCTTTTTAGTTTTGTATTCGTCGAGAACCAGCCCAATAGTCCCCCGAAATAAATATGTTTACTCCAATAAATATATTTACTCAAGTTAACTTATGGATTATAATTTACCTTATAGAATGATGATCTCAATTCGGGAAGGAGATTTATATGGCTACAGGGATTGATGAGCTGCATGTTGTGGTCGGAACAGGACCACTAGGAATAGCGGTGATGGAGGAACTTCTTCGTAAGGGGAAAAGCGTACGGATGGTGAACCGAAGCGGTCGGGCGAGTGTACCTTCAGGGATACAGGTCATTCAAGGGGATGCCGCAGATCGTGAAAGCATCGGGCAAGCCTGCAAAGGCGCTTCGGTTATATATCATTGCGCCAAGGCTGCTTATACAGAATGGCCGGAGAAGTTCCCGCCAATAATGAAAGGCATCATTGATGCAGCAGCAAAGGAAAAGGCTAAAGTCGTCTATGGCGATAATCTGTATATGTATGGAAGCAAGCACCAGGTTCTTACTGAAGATTTGCCGAATGGTGCGATCGGGCACAAAGGCAGGACACGCGCTCAAATGGCTGATATGCTGCTAGAAGCGCATCATAGCGGAAAAGTACGGGCTGCGATAGGCCGTGGCGCTGATTTCTATGGTCCAGGCGTTCTGGAATCGTCGTTGGGCGAACGAATCTTCCAAGCTGCGTTAGATGGCAGGGCCGCTGAGGTGCTCGGAAATATCGATATTCCTCATACGTATCTTTATATCCGTGATTTTGCGAAAGGCTTGGTTACGCTTGGAGAGCGCGAAGAAGCATTAGGTCAGGTTTGGCATATTCCGGGTGCAGCTACAATAACGACGAGACAAATCGTCAATATGGTCTATGAAGCGGCAGGCAAGCGGACTAAATTCCGCATCGCACCAAAATTCTTTGTATATCTGATGGGCTTGTTCAACGCCAACATGAGAGAGATTAAAGAAACCCTCTATTTATTCGAGAAACCGTTCATTGTTAACACGAGTAATTATGAACAAGCATTTGGTAGGGATACAACACCGCATAAGCTGGCGATTGCAGAAACGATGGATTGGTTTAGAAACAGGTCTCAAAAATGAATCAGCTGTACATAACTCCAGATCTCTTGTTGAAGAAGACTTACTTCTAGGAGAAGCCTGCTTTATTTAAAATGGTATGTTCAATATTGATTAGAAGAGGTATTTATGGATACTAGGCTGGCATGTTAACATAGAAATTACCAATTCTAAAATGAAGGTACGGAGGCACTGTAATATGAAGATATTCGTAGCAGGTGCAGCGGGGGTGATCGGCCGCTTGCTGCTCCCCAAATTAGTGAAAGCAGGACATCAAGTTGTTGGAATGACGCGCAATTCGGAACGGACGGAGCTGATCCGTAGTTTAGGAGCTGAAGATCTCGTTCTTGATATTTTTGATCGTGAAGCCGTGTTTTCTGCTATGAAGGACATCCGACCAGATGTTGTGATTCATCAACTCACTTCATTAAGTGATCGGAACTTCCAGGATAACGCCAGAATTAGGATCGAGGGGACCCGTAATTTGGTGGATGCTGCTCAGGCTGCAGGTGTGAAGCGGATGATCGCACAGAGTATTGCCTGGGCCTATGAACCAGGTGATCAGCCAGCTAGTGAAGAAGATTCACTCGATATGGACGCTCCCTTACCGCGAAAGACAAGCATCGATGGTATCGTCGCTTTGGAGCAGGCAGTGGCTGAAATCTCGGAGCATGTCATTTTGCGTTACGGGATGTTCTATGGCCCGGGGACATGGTACGACATTGATGGTGAAATGGCGAAGCAAGTGCAGAATCATCAACTCCTAGCCACCGATGCAGTTATGTCATTCCTACATGTCGAGGATGCGGCCCATGCGGCATTATTGGCTCTAAATTGGCCATCGGGTCCCATCAATATCGTAGATGATGAGCCTGCTGCGGGAATCGACTGGCTACCGATCTACGCGAAAGCCCTGCAAGCGCCTGCTCCGGAATATCAGGAAGGGAGACAGGGATGGGAACGCGGCGCATCGAACGATAAAGCGAGGATCGTATATGGCTGGGAACCGCTATATCCTACATGGAGAACGGGGCTGCGTCAGCTGTAAGACAGACCACCTTCACAGGCGGTTGGATGTGGAGCAAGTATATTCCGCATTTTGAAGAGATCGGCAGTAGCAATTTTATAAAAAATTTAGAATTTACCCCATTTTTTCTTTAAATGTTTCTCCTATACTCCCGTTGAGAGGAGGTGAGAGCAACTGAAGAAGAGATGGGGTTTTAGTCATGCTTACATATCAAAGTTAAATGTTATGAAATGGCGTCACAGTGATGCAACAGTAGCCGTGATGTTCCTGGCTCCAAGCTTAATTGGTTTCGCCATGTTCTATTTGGTACCATTTGCTACCGGAGTTGGATACTCATTTATGGATAGTACTGTCGATGGTCAATTTGTTGGATTGGAGAACTACAATGCGCTACTGGCAAGCGATTCATTTCGTAAAGCTGCATCGAATACATTCTTGTTCACCATTGTGACCGTGCCGCTGATTATTGCCATTTCGCTAGGGTTAGCTATGTTGCTTAATCAGAGTATTTACATAAGGAATATGCTTCGAACGGCTTATGTGCTTCCACTTGTTGTGCCCGTCGCTTCGATTGTTGTAATCTGGCAGATCCTCTTTGACTGGAATGGATCACTTAACGCGTGGCTTAGCTATTTCGGTATTGCACGGGTGGATTGGATGAAGACGGACGCAGCACGTAATGTTGTGATTATCCTCTACTTATGGAAGAACGTAGGCTATAACATCATCTTATTCTTGGCCGGATTGCAGCAAATACCTAAAGACTATTACGAGACGGCAGATCTGGAAGGAGCAGGACGCCTTCGGCAGTTCACAGACATTACGCTCGTCTACTTAACGTCAACAATGTTCTTCGTCATTATCATGTCAATAATTAATTCGTTCAAAGTGTTCCGGGAGACTTACTTGATGGCAGGGGATTATCCGCATGACAGTATTTATATGCTTCAGCATTACATGAACAATACATTCCTGTCGCTCGATATCCAGAAGATAACTGCTGCTGCAACTATGATGGTTGGCTGCATATTAATCATCGTCATCGGCTTATTCGTACTAGAACGAAGGTTTAGGCAGTTTATGGAGTAGCGGGAGGTAAACGGTGTGTACAAAACTAAGATATGGAAAAAAGCGGCGTTAACCCTCTTCATGGCGGTCATTGCGTTAGCTCTCCTGTTTCCGATCATAATTATTTCTTCAAATTCTTTGATGACGGTAAGAGAAATCGGGATTAATTATGGCTTGATTGGAAAAATGGACTCCAACCATTTTGTGAATATGAAGCTGCTTCCAGATTTAGTATCCTTCGAGCAGTATTACAAAATTTTTGTGGAAAGCCCGAGATTTCTGATGATGTTCTGGAATTCAGTGTTTATGGTAGTGCCGATAATTGCTGGGCAGACGCTAATCGCCGCCTTTGCGGCTTATGCGTTCTCCAAGCTGAATTTTCGCGGACGAGACAAGTTGTTCCTCGTGTACGTGATGACAATGCTGATGCCGTTTCAGGTGACACTTGTGCCTAACTATATCATGGCGGACCGCCTGGGACTGCTTAACACAGCAGGTGCGATTATATTTCCTGGAATCTTTGCGGCATTCGGGGTATTCATGCTTAGGCAGTTTACGATAAGCATTCCCTATGCCTATATTGAAGCTGCGAAAATGGATGGTGCGGGGCATGTGAGAATATTCTTCACGATCATTATCCCGATGATCCAGCCCGGAATCGCGGCACTGATTGTTCTATTATTTGTAGACTACTGGAACATGGTGGAGCAGCCATTGGTTTTCCTTGATGATCCTTTTAAGCAGCCATTATCGGTTTTCTTATCGCGCATTAATCAAGATGATCTGGGTATTGCTTTTGCTGCTTCTGTGCTCTATATGACACCGATGGTGCTGTTGTTTCTCTATGCAGAATCTTATTTTATCGAAGGCATTCAGTTGTCCGGCATCAAAGGTTAGCAGCGACAGTTGGGAGGAAGTGGAGGAAAGGAGTTATCGGAGGAATTGGACCAACGTAAACGAAAACGAATGATTCAGATCACATTTATACTATTTATCGGAATATTGCTATTTTTCACTTTATACAGCAATACGTTGCAATCATTAACCTTGCCGAAAGTGATAGCAGAGAAGGCGGTTCTAGGCAGTCTGGAGCAGACACTGGAAGGCAGCGGTATTTTGCAGCCACTTAAGGAGGCGAAGCTCTCGAATCCTACGGGATGGAAGGTCAAAGCCATTGCAGTAAAAGAAGGCGCAAGCGTAAAGAAGGGGCAGACGCTCATCACTTATGATAGCGAGTCTGCCGAGCGGGAACTAGAAGATGAAATCGCCCAATTGGCAAAGCAAAACATTGATATGCAAAATATACAGGATCAGTATATTGAATCGGTTACTAAGGGAGATGAGACGAAAGTTCAAGCTACTAGCCGCGAAATTAAGATGCGCAAACTCGATCTCGGAGTCCAGGAGCGGAAAATTGCCGCTTTACGAGCAAATCTAGAGAATAACAAGAAGATTACGGCTCCTTTCGATGGTGTCATCACCCAAATAAATGCTGTCGAGGGGATGTTCTCGACGGGGGGAGCAGACATCTTGATGGCAAGTACCCACCAGGGATACCGGTTTGAATTTCTCGCTGATGAGCAGCTCTTGTCCGCTATAGGGATTGGGGTGCACGAGAAATTTCCGATTACTGTAAGGATGCAATCCGGACAAAAGGGGGAGAGCCTAGAGGGCACAGTCTATGAAATCGCTGATACATCACCGCGGATGGACACGCAAGGAGTTGGATCCACCATATCGATTAATCAAAAGATGGTTCGAGTGAGAGTCGTTGATAAGAAGCTGAAGGGAGGGGAACAAGCAGAAATCAAGCTGACCAAGCCTTCAGAGGAAGAGGGATTCCTGATCATTAATGCTGCGATCCACCAAGATCGGGATGGCAAATATGTATATCGGATTGAAGAGAAGAAGGGTGCGATTAGAAATGAATTTATTGTACGTAAAGCCAAGATTGGGTCTAGTGAGTCGGACGACAAGGTAACGAAAGTGGTATCAACCAACTTTAATATGGATGATCTGATCATATTGGAGAGCACCGAGCCATTGGAGGACGGGAATCGCGTTAGGCTGAAATAATAAATAGAAGAGAGGAATTAATAGATGAAGAAACAATTA
The window above is part of the Paenibacillus lutimineralis genome. Proteins encoded here:
- a CDS encoding efflux RND transporter periplasmic adaptor subunit, whose product is MDQRKRKRMIQITFILFIGILLFFTLYSNTLQSLTLPKVIAEKAVLGSLEQTLEGSGILQPLKEAKLSNPTGWKVKAIAVKEGASVKKGQTLITYDSESAERELEDEIAQLAKQNIDMQNIQDQYIESVTKGDETKVQATSREIKMRKLDLGVQERKIAALRANLENNKKITAPFDGVITQINAVEGMFSTGGADILMASTHQGYRFEFLADEQLLSAIGIGVHEKFPITVRMQSGQKGESLEGTVYEIADTSPRMDTQGVGSTISINQKMVRVRVVDKKLKGGEQAEIKLTKPSEEEGFLIINAAIHQDRDGKYVYRIEEKKGAIRNEFIVRKAKIGSSESDDKVTKVVSTNFNMDDLIILESTEPLEDGNRVRLK
- a CDS encoding carbohydrate ABC transporter permease — its product is MKWRHSDATVAVMFLAPSLIGFAMFYLVPFATGVGYSFMDSTVDGQFVGLENYNALLASDSFRKAASNTFLFTIVTVPLIIAISLGLAMLLNQSIYIRNMLRTAYVLPLVVPVASIVVIWQILFDWNGSLNAWLSYFGIARVDWMKTDAARNVVIILYLWKNVGYNIILFLAGLQQIPKDYYETADLEGAGRLRQFTDITLVYLTSTMFFVIIMSIINSFKVFRETYLMAGDYPHDSIYMLQHYMNNTFLSLDIQKITAAATMMVGCILIIVIGLFVLERRFRQFME
- a CDS encoding carbohydrate ABC transporter permease — protein: MYKTKIWKKAALTLFMAVIALALLFPIIIISSNSLMTVREIGINYGLIGKMDSNHFVNMKLLPDLVSFEQYYKIFVESPRFLMMFWNSVFMVVPIIAGQTLIAAFAAYAFSKLNFRGRDKLFLVYVMTMLMPFQVTLVPNYIMADRLGLLNTAGAIIFPGIFAAFGVFMLRQFTISIPYAYIEAAKMDGAGHVRIFFTIIIPMIQPGIAALIVLLFVDYWNMVEQPLVFLDDPFKQPLSVFLSRINQDDLGIAFAASVLYMTPMVLLFLYAESYFIEGIQLSGIKG
- a CDS encoding DJ-1/PfpI family protein produces the protein MSKKQGFRVGVYVFKDAEVVDYAAPYGVFSVARRLDPELDVFLVADSLRLVQTQAGLTVHPNYSFNEMPDMDAFLIPGGFGTRQETYNKRLHQFILSLPETTLLTSVCTGSWIYGNMGLLDGLPATSRKEPDRLEASEMGKVPIDRLAEIAPACTISRARIVDTGRIITGAGIASGMEMGFHLLRRAGYDETFISDVARVMEYSEAYNVYKNDIEYFNQASK
- a CDS encoding LysR family transcriptional regulator, with translation MIELLEGRFFKTFIAVMEEKSFSRAADKLGYVQSTVTTHIQFLEQACKQKLFHRLSRGVKPTAAGEKLMKYAYQFVHLGASIEEAMNEIEQPQGTVYLRMQESFFLTRFSPFIQHFVKEYPEVKLRVESGFHHDILDQVLDHAIDFGIVPRDPQRNDIVFYPLVEEKLIFIASNALMMEVEREGLHRLSKEVMISFGTDCLYHTQASMAMQEAGIDVKEAIEHPSLEMIKQSVQCGIGFALVPEIAVQRELDEGDFALLPISQASYSMHGLIVHKNRELSYPARLFKSELIERSAASIRKL
- a CDS encoding SDR family oxidoreductase codes for the protein MATGIDELHVVVGTGPLGIAVMEELLRKGKSVRMVNRSGRASVPSGIQVIQGDAADRESIGQACKGASVIYHCAKAAYTEWPEKFPPIMKGIIDAAAKEKAKVVYGDNLYMYGSKHQVLTEDLPNGAIGHKGRTRAQMADMLLEAHHSGKVRAAIGRGADFYGPGVLESSLGERIFQAALDGRAAEVLGNIDIPHTYLYIRDFAKGLVTLGEREEALGQVWHIPGAATITTRQIVNMVYEAAGKRTKFRIAPKFFVYLMGLFNANMREIKETLYLFEKPFIVNTSNYEQAFGRDTTPHKLAIAETMDWFRNRSQK
- a CDS encoding NAD-dependent epimerase/dehydratase family protein, with amino-acid sequence MKIFVAGAAGVIGRLLLPKLVKAGHQVVGMTRNSERTELIRSLGAEDLVLDIFDREAVFSAMKDIRPDVVIHQLTSLSDRNFQDNARIRIEGTRNLVDAAQAAGVKRMIAQSIAWAYEPGDQPASEEDSLDMDAPLPRKTSIDGIVALEQAVAEISEHVILRYGMFYGPGTWYDIDGEMAKQVQNHQLLATDAVMSFLHVEDAAHAALLALNWPSGPINIVDDEPAAGIDWLPIYAKALQAPAPEYQEGRQGWERGASNDKARIVYGWEPLYPTWRTGLRQL